Proteins encoded within one genomic window of Salipaludibacillus agaradhaerens:
- a CDS encoding MATE family efflux transporter has product MEHEQHDFTKGSIMKKMILFSSPIFLTNILQTSYQVIDSLWVGNLLGPNALGAISISGTVVFTLLAFIIGINTAALTVLSQYKGAKDDTGLKKSLNGFVVILGALTLIIGILGVIVSDSILQLMGTPEDILPMAILYLRINFIGILFLFGYNFIATVLRSLGDSKTPVRFVLLAVILNTLLDPFFIYVLDLGIAGAAYATIVSQGIAFLYGLTYSIYKAGVPFTIPFLPAVSEVKHIFKLGLPSGLSMIVISGGTLAIMTVVTSFGEEVVAGFGAAQRLDSLIMLPALTLGSAINSMAGQNIGAGKWDRVSAISKNGLLLIALVSLSLSALVFLTAEYAVSLFVQDPATVAFGTLYVQTVAFFYPFLGINFVLNGVVRAAGAMFQVFILNVFSFWVLRFPLTYGFSRWLGEAGIGVGMALSLMLSSLLAIGYYKLGNWRNITVLDDNDEDTERRG; this is encoded by the coding sequence ATGGAGCACGAACAACATGATTTTACTAAAGGGAGTATCATGAAAAAGATGATTCTCTTTTCCTCACCCATTTTTTTAACAAATATTTTGCAAACATCGTATCAAGTGATCGATTCTTTATGGGTAGGGAATCTTCTCGGACCTAATGCTCTTGGTGCCATATCCATTTCAGGTACCGTCGTATTTACTCTCCTAGCATTTATCATTGGGATTAATACAGCGGCTTTAACGGTTTTATCACAGTACAAAGGGGCTAAGGACGACACTGGACTAAAGAAATCACTGAATGGCTTTGTAGTCATATTAGGTGCTCTCACGCTTATCATTGGGATTCTAGGGGTCATTGTTTCTGATAGCATCCTTCAACTTATGGGAACCCCAGAAGATATCTTGCCTATGGCCATACTTTATTTAAGAATTAATTTTATCGGGATTCTCTTTCTATTCGGATATAATTTCATTGCCACCGTCTTACGTTCTTTAGGCGATAGCAAAACGCCCGTACGGTTCGTATTGCTAGCTGTCATCTTAAACACGTTATTAGACCCTTTCTTTATTTATGTCCTTGATTTAGGTATTGCAGGGGCAGCTTATGCCACGATCGTGTCCCAAGGAATCGCTTTTCTTTATGGGCTTACTTATTCTATATACAAAGCGGGTGTACCCTTCACCATTCCTTTTTTACCTGCTGTAAGTGAAGTGAAACATATTTTTAAATTAGGCCTCCCTTCCGGCTTGTCCATGATAGTCATTTCTGGTGGGACATTAGCAATTATGACGGTGGTGACAAGTTTTGGAGAAGAAGTGGTTGCAGGATTTGGGGCTGCTCAACGCCTTGATAGCCTTATTATGCTACCTGCTTTAACGTTAGGATCGGCCATTAACAGTATGGCGGGACAAAATATTGGGGCTGGAAAATGGGACAGAGTGAGTGCTATCTCAAAAAATGGTCTCTTATTAATTGCCTTAGTGTCATTAAGTTTAAGTGCCCTCGTATTTCTCACTGCTGAATATGCTGTTTCTTTATTCGTTCAAGACCCAGCAACAGTTGCGTTTGGAACATTATATGTACAAACTGTTGCGTTCTTTTATCCGTTTCTAGGCATAAATTTTGTATTAAATGGTGTCGTTCGAGCAGCTGGAGCGATGTTTCAAGTCTTTATCCTCAACGTTTTTTCGTTTTGGGTACTTCGGTTTCCGCTAACATATGGTTTTTCTCGGTGGCTTGGAGAAGCAGGAATAGGGGTAGGAATGGCTCTTAGTCTTATGCTAAGCAGTCTGCTTGCCATCGGCTACTATAAGCTTGGTAATTGGCGGAATATCACTGTTTTAGATGACAATGATGAAGACACGGAACGAAGGGGCTGA
- a CDS encoding OsmC family protein — protein sequence MKFTYNQDEAFETDFEFGKLTVSGNEEKGFRPFQLMVSSIAVCSASVLRKVLTKQRMVVHDIQVEADVTRDPARANRLSAIKLHYVIQGDGLTEEKVEKAVQLAAKNCPMAQTVSDTVAITETFELH from the coding sequence ATGAAATTTACGTATAATCAAGATGAGGCTTTTGAAACAGATTTTGAATTCGGCAAGCTGACAGTGTCTGGGAATGAGGAAAAAGGATTTCGCCCCTTTCAATTGATGGTGAGTTCGATTGCAGTATGCAGCGCATCTGTCTTAAGAAAAGTACTGACGAAACAACGGATGGTCGTTCATGACATTCAAGTAGAGGCTGATGTCACACGGGATCCTGCTAGAGCAAACAGACTGTCGGCTATTAAGCTTCATTACGTGATTCAAGGTGATGGCTTAACTGAAGAAAAAGTAGAAAAAGCCGTCCAACTTGCCGCTAAAAATTGCCCTATGGCGCAAACGGTTAGTGACACAGTCGCCATCACTGAAACATTTGAATTACATTAA
- a CDS encoding MFS transporter yields the protein MDHSTHYTEPNHPGYRYWVLVGMVLIAGFSQGMLLPVLAVMLEGAGVSSSWNGLNAAALYIGIILISPFIEKPVRKYGYKPVIIIGLIVMAISLLLFPFWQAFWFWFVLRMVVGIADNLIHFSTQIWISTTSTPANRGRQLAIYGLAFGLGFGFGPMMTRLLEINELLPFILASAASLIAWIFMLFLKNEWPASDFETASQLNTLSRYKKVLKLAWFALLPGFFYGYLEASLHGSYPVYAIRMGLDMNFVTVFLLPGFVFGSLITQLPLGILSDKIGRDKVLIGLIGIGLMLFLCMPLAEEVTWLLFSLFAVAGMTLGSLYSLGIAYLADLVPANLLPTGNVMTAILFALGSMIGPVVGGFLIEAVGDGAIYYSMSVMLVVMLIAGIIFQYQLHLQTKKSSQSTANIES from the coding sequence ATGGATCATTCAACTCACTACACTGAGCCTAACCACCCTGGCTATAGATATTGGGTACTCGTGGGGATGGTACTAATTGCTGGTTTTTCTCAAGGAATGTTGTTACCTGTCCTTGCCGTCATGCTGGAAGGGGCCGGCGTCTCATCTTCTTGGAACGGGCTAAATGCGGCAGCTCTATACATCGGGATTATTTTAATTTCTCCCTTTATCGAAAAACCCGTAAGAAAATATGGTTATAAGCCTGTGATTATTATTGGACTAATCGTCATGGCGATTTCACTACTTCTCTTTCCGTTTTGGCAAGCTTTCTGGTTTTGGTTTGTGCTAAGAATGGTCGTAGGCATTGCGGATAATCTGATTCATTTTTCAACGCAAATTTGGATTAGTACCACGAGCACGCCAGCTAATCGTGGAAGACAACTAGCCATCTACGGGCTGGCTTTCGGCTTAGGATTCGGGTTCGGGCCGATGATGACCCGATTATTAGAAATAAATGAATTATTACCGTTTATTTTAGCATCAGCTGCCAGTTTGATTGCGTGGATTTTTATGCTGTTTTTAAAAAATGAGTGGCCAGCAAGTGATTTTGAAACAGCTTCACAACTTAATACGCTTTCCCGGTATAAAAAAGTTTTGAAGCTCGCCTGGTTTGCATTACTACCAGGATTTTTTTACGGTTACTTAGAAGCATCTCTCCACGGTAGTTATCCTGTTTATGCCATTAGAATGGGGTTAGATATGAACTTTGTCACCGTTTTCCTTCTACCTGGCTTTGTGTTTGGGAGTTTAATTACACAGCTCCCCCTCGGTATCTTAAGTGATAAAATAGGACGGGATAAAGTATTGATCGGTCTTATCGGGATAGGCCTTATGTTATTTTTATGTATGCCTTTAGCAGAAGAGGTGACTTGGCTATTATTTTCCTTATTTGCAGTGGCAGGTATGACACTTGGATCCCTTTATTCTTTAGGGATAGCTTATTTGGCTGATCTAGTCCCAGCCAATTTATTACCGACGGGGAATGTCATGACCGCCATCCTTTTTGCACTTGGAAGCATGATCGGTCCAGTTGTAGGAGGTTTTCTCATTGAAGCTGTGGGTGATGGTGCCATTTATTATTCAATGTCAGTCATGCTCGTCGTTATGCTTATTGCTGGGATTATTTTTCAATATCAATTACACTTACAGACTAAAAAAAGTAGCCAAAGTACGGCAAATATAGAAAGTTAA
- a CDS encoding VLRF1 family aeRF1-type release factor — MALTNELNYLKNLNCADNECVLSVYLNTDPANQDQQKGEWKIRLKNGLKRIQEYLEASGNEDQIKSYKRLKKKVDDEIQSNRTNLQKSVIIFASDYDDLWSVHYLQVPVETSFHWESYAVTDQLEELQRDYPRSGVIMPNLDEVRVLDTSLGELHDERTYMFDPGNEEWTFKEGLASSDRIASGASHVDKIQQRFEENRHRFYKKMATNVEKLKKEREWQEVHLVGEKDMIRTFENSLNVKPAGMVGKNLNNAEPTKVLEEVFN, encoded by the coding sequence ATGGCATTAACGAATGAGCTTAACTATTTAAAAAATTTAAACTGTGCTGACAACGAATGCGTTTTATCTGTCTATTTAAATACGGATCCTGCTAACCAAGATCAACAAAAAGGTGAGTGGAAAATAAGATTAAAAAATGGTTTGAAACGAATACAAGAGTATTTAGAGGCCTCAGGTAATGAAGACCAAATTAAAAGCTACAAACGGCTTAAGAAAAAAGTAGATGATGAAATTCAATCAAATCGCACAAATTTGCAGAAAAGTGTCATCATCTTCGCTTCCGATTATGACGATTTATGGAGCGTGCATTATTTACAAGTTCCTGTTGAAACAAGCTTTCATTGGGAATCATATGCTGTCACTGACCAGTTGGAAGAACTACAAAGAGATTATCCCCGGTCTGGTGTTATTATGCCTAACCTTGATGAAGTCCGGGTACTGGATACGTCACTCGGAGAGCTTCATGATGAAAGGACGTATATGTTCGATCCGGGAAATGAAGAGTGGACGTTTAAAGAAGGATTAGCTTCCTCTGATAGAATCGCTTCGGGAGCAAGTCACGTTGATAAAATTCAACAACGTTTTGAGGAAAATCGTCATAGATTTTATAAAAAGATGGCGACGAACGTGGAAAAATTAAAAAAAGAACGGGAATGGCAAGAAGTGCATCTCGTCGGAGAGAAAGACATGATTCGCACGTTTGAAAATAGCCTTAATGTAAAGCCGGCAGGGATGGTTGGTAAAAACTTAAATAATGCCGAACCGACGAAAGTATTAGAAGAGGTGTTTAACTAA